A genomic window from Carassius auratus strain Wakin chromosome 45, ASM336829v1, whole genome shotgun sequence includes:
- the il20ra gene encoding interleukin-20 receptor subunit alpha → MDSSLLIALCLLWTRTSGSFVEGPPEPRNVHFYSENLRNIVRWTPGEGSPNNTVYTVEYAIYGDEEESGSGQVKWRSVEHCTSITQNECDVSQETFDLDEEYYARVRAVSTDTQSAWTEITSRFSPELHTIVGAPLLELSVLKNYIDVTIKGPFRWRTKKTKKEKSLLKIFPHMIYNVSVFNGRSGHTNYRRLKNGNLTLGPLDFSTQLCVIVQAQSESRPLAYKPSKRLCVETPRDPFRDQLLASLLGGVLPSALCLCVLAVLGGLVHCYITDHRQRLPKSTHMVGLSGKQHTFQPQVPHTVIFNVMKFGDEPMAVPQLMSSEDRSTLDEQVQAQSTDQQPLVCYTLQHAPPPLADPPDTDSVSVHSDPPDTNSVSVHSDPPDTDSVSVHSDPPDTDSVSVHSEAQHSEAVDYGIVLPAAFAAPYRTQVHTVPPVDEPHDEDQAQIFLDWSPETQELKIPLMGLLGLEDDQLQTEAVTLLPNIILRQTSGESYESEDDFTKMERDWGLVISSPD, encoded by the exons ATGGATTCCTCTTTACTGATCGCTCTGTGTTTGCTCTGGACGAGAACATCag GGTCATTTGTTGAGGGACCGCCTGAGCCTCGTAATGTCCACTTCTACTCAGAGAACCTGAGGAACATTGTGAGGTGGACACCAGGAGAAGGATCTCCCAATAACACCGTCTACACTGTGGAGTACGCCAT ATACGGTGATGAGGAGGAGAGCGGCTCTGGGCAGGTGAAGTGGAGGAGTGTGGAGCACTGCACCTCCATCACACAGAACGAGTGTGACGTGTCTCAGGAGACCTTTGACCTGGACGAGGAATACTATGCCAGAGTCAGGGCggtcagcacagacacacagTCTGCCTGGACCGAGATCACGAGCCGCTTCAGCCCCGAGCTCCACA CGATCGTCGGCGCGCCGCTGCTGGAGCTGAGCGTGCTGAAGAACTACATAGACGTCACCATCAAGGGGCCCTTCAGATGGAGAACCAAGAAGACGAAGAAAGAGAAGTCACTCTTGAAGATCTTCCCGCACATGATCTATAACGTCTCTGTGTTCAACGGCAGGAGCGGTCACACG aacTACAGGCGTCTTAAAAACGGGAACCTGACGCTGGGCCCTCTGGACTTTTCCACGCAGTTGTGTGTGATTGTTCAGGCCCAATCGGAGTCTCGGCCTCTGGCCTACAAACCCAGCAAGCGGCTGTGTGTCGAGACGCCTCGAG ATCCGTTCAGAGACCAGCTGCTGGCTTCTCTGCTGGGCGGCGTGCTGCCGTctgctctctgtctgtgtgtcctcGCTGTGCTCGGGGGTCTCGTCCACTGCTACATCACTGACCACAGGCAGAGACTGCCCAAGAGCACG CACATGGTTGGCTTGAGTGGAAAACAACACACTTTCCAGCCTCAAGTGCCTCACACTGTCATCTTCAACGTGATGAAGTTTGGAGATGAACCGATGGCTGTGCCACAGCTGATGTCCAGTGAGGACCGGTCAACGCTGGACGAACAGGTTCAGGCTCAGAGCACTGATCAACAACCGCTGGTGTGTTACACACTTCAGCACGCTCCACCGCCGCTAGCTGACCCACCGGACACAGACTCGGTCAGTGTGCACTCGGACCCGCCGGACACCAACTCGGTCAGTGTGCACTCGGACCCACCGGACACCGACTCGGTCAGTGTGCACTCGGACCCACCGGACACCGACTCGGTCAGTGTGCACTCGGAGGCGCAGCACAGTGAGGCTGTAGATTATGGCATCGTGCTGCCGGCTGCTTTCGCAGCTCCGTACAGGACACAAGTACACACTGTTCCTCCTGTGGACGAGCCACATGATGAAGACCAAGCACAGATATTCCTGGACTGGAGCCCGGAGACTCAGGAGCTGAAGATCCCTCTAATGGGCTTGTTAGGTCTGGAGGATGATCAGCTGCAGACTGAAGCGGTCACTCTGCTGCCTAACATCATCCTGAGACAAACCTCGGGGGAGAGCTACGAGTCCGAAGACGACTTCACCAAGATGGAGCGAGACTGGGGCCTGGTCATCTCCAGCCCAGACTGA